The genomic stretch AAGTAAAAGTGGTTTAGTTTAGTGGAGTGTATAAATCATATAAATAAATATTTTATAAAGAATAAGTAAAAGTGGTTTAGTTTACTGGAGTGTATAAATCATAAAAATAAATATTTTATAAAGAATAAGTAAAAGTGGTTTAGTTTACTGGAGTGTATAAATCATAAAAATAAATATTTTATAAAGAATAAGTAAAAGTGGTTTAGTTTACTGGAGTGTATAAATCATATAAATAAATATTTTATAAAGAATAAGTAAAAGTGGTTTAGTTTAGTGGAGTGTATAAATCATAAAAATAAATATTTTATAAAGAATAAGTAAAAGTGGTTTAGTTTAGTGGAGTGTATAAATCATAAAAATAAATATTTTATAAAGAATAAGTAAAAGTGGTTTAGTTTACTGGAGTGTATAAATCATAAAAATAAATATTTTATAAAGAATAAGTAAAAGTGGTTTAGTTTACTGGAGTGTATAAATCATATAAATAAATATTTTATAAAGAATAAGTAAAAGTGGTTTAGTTTACTGGACTACATAAATCATAAAAATAAATATTTTATAAATAATAAGTAAAAGTGGTTTAGTTTAGTGGAGTGTATAAATCATAAAAATAAATATTTTATAAAGAATAAGTAAAAGTGGTTTAGTTTACTGGAGTGTATAAATCATAAAAATAGATATTTTATAAAGAATAAGTAAAAGTGGTTTAGTTTAGTGGACTACATAAATCATAAAAATAAATATTTTATAAAGAATAAGTAAAAGTGGTTTAGTTTACTGGAGTGTATAAATCATAAAAATAAATATTTTATAAAGAATAAGTAAAAGTGGTTTAGTTTACTGGAGTGTATAAATCATAAAAATAAATATTTTATAAAGAATAAGTAAAAGTGGTTTAGTTTACTGGAGTGTATAAATCATATAAATAAATATTTTATAAAGAATAAGTAAAAGTGGTTTAGTTTAGGAGTGTATAAATCATATAAATAAATATTTTATAAAGAATAAGTAAAAGTGGTTTAGTTTAGGAGTGTATAAATCATAAAAATAAATATTTTATAAAGAATAAGTAAAAGTGGTTTAGTTTAGTGGAGTGTATAAATCATAAAAATAAATATTTTATAAAGAATAAGTAAAAGTGGTTTAGTTTAGTGGACTACATAAATCATAAAAATAAATATTTTATAAAGAATAAGTAAAAGTGGTTTAGTTTACTGGAGTGTATAAATCATAAAAATAAATATTTTATAAAGAATAAGTAAAAGTGGTTTAGTTTAGTGGACTACATAAATCATATAAATAAATATTTTATAAAGAATAAGTAAAAGTGGTTTAGTTTACTGGAGTGTATAAATCATAAAAATAAATATTTTATAAAGAATAAGTAAAAGTGGTTTAGTTTAGTGGACTACATAAATCATAAAAATAAATATTTCATAAAGAATAAGTAAAAGTGGTTTAGTTTACTGGAGTGTATAAATCATATAAATAAATATTTCATAAATAATAAGTAAAAGTGGTTTAGTTTTGGAGTGTATAAATCATAAAAATAAATATTTTATAAAGAATTAGTAAAAGTGGTTTAGTTTTGGAGTGTATAAATCATATAAATAAATATTTTATAAAGAATAAGTAAAAGTGGTTTAGTTTACTGGAGTGTATAAATCATAAAAATAAATATTTTATAAAGAATAAGTAAAAGTGGTTTAGTTTAGTGGACTACATAAATCATATAAATAGATATTTTATAAAGAATAAGTAAAAGTGGTTTAGTTTACTGGAGTGTATAAATCATAAAAATAAATATTTTATAAAGAATAAGTAAAAGTGGTTTAGTTTAGTGGACTACATAAATCATATAAATAAATATTTTATAAAGAATAAGTAAAAGTGGTTTAGTTTTGGAGTGTATAAATCATAAAAATAAATATTTTATAAAGAATAAGTAAAAGTGGTTTAGTTTTGGAGTGTATAAATCATATAAATAAATATTTTATAAAGAATAAGTAAAAGTGGTTTAGTTTTGGAGTGTATAAATCATAAAAATAAATATTTTATAAAGAATAAGTAAAAGTGGTTTAGTTTACTGGACTACATAAATCATAAAAATAAATATTTTATAAAGAATAAGTAAAAGTGGTTTAGTTTACTGGAGTGTATAAATCATAAAAATAAATATTTTATAAAGAATAAGTAAAAGTGGTTTAGTTTTGGAGTGTATAAATCATAAAAATAAATATTTTATAAAGAATAAGTAAAAGTGGTTTAGTTTACTGGAGTGTATAAATCATAAAAATAAATATTTTATAAAGAATAAGTAAAAGTGGTTTAGTTTAGTGGACTACATAAATCATAAAAATAAATATTTTATAAAGAATAAGTAAAAGTGGTTTAGTTTACTGGACTACATAAATCATATAAATAAATATTTTATAAAGAATAAGTAAAAGTGGTTTAGTTTACTGGAGTGTATAAATCATAAAAATAAATATTTTATAAAGAATAAGTAAAAGTGGTTTAGTTTACTGGAGTGTATAAATCATAAAAATAAATATTTTATAAAGAATAAGTAAAAGTGGTTTAGTTTACTGGACTACATAAATCATAAAAATAAATATTTTATAAAGAATAAGTAAAAGTGGTTTAGTTTACTGGAGTGTATAAATCATAAAAATAAATATTTTATAAAGAATAAGTAAAAGTGGTTTAGTTTACTGGAGTGTATAAATCATAAAAATAAATATTTTATAAAGAATAAGTAAAAGTGGTTTAGTTTTGGAGTGTATAAATCATAAAAATAAATATTTTATAAAGAATAAGTAAAAGTGGTTTAGTTTAGTGGACTACATAAATCATAAAAATAAATATTTTATAAAGAATAAGTAAAAGTGGTTTAGTTTAGTGGACTACATAAATCATATAAATAAATATTTTATAAAGAATAAGTAAAAGTGGTTTAGTTTTGGAGTGTATAAATCATAAAAATAAATATTTTATAAAGAATAAGTAAAAGTGGTTTAGTTTAGTGGACTACATAAATCATAAAAATAAATATTTTATAAAGAATAAGTAAAAGTGGTTTAGTTTAGTGGACTACATAAATCATAAAAATAAATATTTTATAAATAATAAGTAAAAGTGGTTTAGTTTAGTGGACTACATAAATCATATAAATAAATATTTTATAAATAATAAGTAAAAGTGGTTTAGTTTTGGAGTGTATAAATCATAAAAATAAATATTTTATAAAGAATAAGTAAAAGTGGTTTAGTTTAGTGGACTACATAAATCATAAAAATAAATATTTTATAAATAATAAGTAAAAGTGGTTTAGTTTAGTGGACTACATAAATCATAAAAATAAATATTTTATAAATAATAAGTAAAAGTGGTTTAGTTTACTGGAGTGTATAAATCATAAAAATAAATATTTTATAAAGAATAAGTAAAAGTGGTTTAGTTTAGTGGACTACATAAATCATAAAAATAGATATTTTATAAAGAATAAGTAAAAGTGGTTTAGTTTACTGGAGTGTATAAATCATAAAAATAAATATTTTATAAATAATAAGTAAAAGTGGTTTAGTTTACTGGACTACATAAATCATATAAATAGATATTTTATAAAGAATAAGTAAAAGTGGTTTAGTTTACTGGACTACATAAATCATAAAAATAAATATTTCATAAAGAATAAGTAAAAGTGGTTTAGTTTAGTGGACTACATAAATCATAAAAATAAATATTTTATAAAGAATAAGTAAAAGTGGTTTAGTTTTGGAGTGTATAAATCATAAAAATAAATATTTTATAAAGAATAAGTAAAAGTGGTTTAGTTTACTGGACTACATAAATCATATAAATAGATATTTTATAAAGAATAAGTAAAAGTGGTTTAGTTTAGTGGACTACATAAATCATAAAAATAAATATTTTATAAAGAATAAGTAAAAGTGGTTTAGTTTTGGAGTGTATAAATCATAAAAATAAATATTTTATAAAGAATAAGTAAAAGTGGTTTAGTTTACTGGACTACATAAATCATATAAATAGATATTTTATAAAGAATAAGTAAAAGTGGTTTAGTTTAGTGGACTACATAAATCATAAAAATAAATATTTTATAAAGAATAAGTAAAAGTGGTTTAGTTTACTGGACTACATAAATCATATAAATAGATATTTTATAAAGAATAAGTAAAAGTGGTTTAGTTTAGTGGACTACATAAATCATAAAAATAAATATTTCATAAAGAATAAGTAAAAGTGGTTTAGTTTACTGGACTACATAAATCATAAAAATAAATATTTTATAAAGAATAAGTAAAAGTGGTTTAGTTTACTGGACTACATAAATCATATAAATAGATATTTTATAAAGAATAAGTAAAAGTGGTTTAGTTTTGGAGTGTATAAATCATAAAAATAAATATTTTATAAATAATAAGTAAAAGTGGTTTAGTTTACTGGACTACATAAATATGACATAATTAAGTATGTGGAGGATATATATATGAGCAAAAAAAATAAAAAAAAATTATTTCTTAATGATAGGATTGAACATAATATTATTGATAATTTATCAAATTTAGATACTAATCTAGATAAAAATTTAATGGTTTACAAAGATTTAAAAGAACAATTAAAATTGAATTTATCAAATGAAATTGACACTAAAATTCAAAGAATGAGAATTCTATATGAAATTAAAACAAGAAAACTTTATAAATACGATGGTTTTAAAAGTTTTTCACAATATTTAAAGACTTTTGTGGTTGCTAAAACCCAAGCGTTTTTTTATTTAAAGCTTTACTCAAAAATTTTAGAGGGTAGTATATCTATTGATACGATTAAAGAATTAGGCTTTGAAAATATAAAAAAACATATTTTTAAAAAAAAATCATTCGATTTTAATAATAATAATAAAAGCAAATTAGATAATAAAAATATTTCTATTAGAATTTTTATGAGGGATAAAGAATTATATGAATTTGTAAAGCAAGATATAAAAAGAGCAAGTTATATTTTTAAAGAACTTTTTCAGAATAGAAAAGATGTTTTGACTGATATTGTAACTAAATATGATAATGAAAGAAATTAAATTAAAAGTAAAGGAGTTCTGCAAAAATTCTGCTTGATTTTTGTTTTAAATGTTCTTGTGGGAAATATTATTTCTTATTTAAAATTAAAAATTTAAATGTTGATAAAGATACTATGATCGAAATACTTAAAACCATAAAAAGAACCGAAATTAAAGCAAAAAATAAAAATATACACTTTACTAAATCTTGCAGTAAAGAAAAACAAGAAAAATTAAAGGAAATTCTATGCAACACTCAAAAAGAATTAGAAAAAAGTGGATGCAATTCAGAGCAATTAGAAACAAATTTTCAAAAAATATACGAAAATTACAAATATAAACCTCACTTTATTATTGAAAATCATAAATATAGCGATTTAAGTTACATAAAGCGTAAATTAGAAAAGTCAATTGAAATAAAAAAAGAAAATCCCCAAAAAGATTATGAGAGTCTAAAAATAAATATTTTCCATATTTTTATTGAACAACTAAAAAAAGAAATAAATATTGAAACTCTAAAACCACTTGTAAAAGAATATTTGAATAACCAAAAGAAAATAAAATACACAAAAGTATTTGATACATATTACACGAGGTGACAACATAAAAAAATATTTAAATTCGCATACAAAAGTACTTATTACAAAAGATACCTTTAAATCTTATTTTTTTAGGTTTTTATGGGACAAAAAAAATATTGTAATATTTGATATTTTAAAAGTATATGCTCAAAATCTTTATAAAGAACTTATAAATTCGGAAAAAACATATAATCAAGTTGTTGTAGAAATAGTAGAAAATAAAGAACTAGGATATTCAATAAACCACAGAATTATAAAAGTTAGTTCAAGTAAATCCATTTACTATTAATAAATTCGAAATTAGCTAATTTATTAAATTGTTGTAATAATATTATCCATTATTAGTAATATATATATCTAGATTTTCTTTTAAGAATTTGGTTTGTTAGGCAATATTAAGAAAAACAAGACTACAAGTTAGTCTTGTTTTTCTTATTTACATTCAAACTTGTTTGTTGCTATTCTAATAAGATCGATTAAAGCTCCAACATATAAAAATCCAAATGTAAATAGGTATAACATACCAGTTCCTATTTTACCTACATAAAATCTGTGAACTCCTAAATAACCAAGAAATAAGCATAGTAAAAATACCACAAGTTTATTGTAGTTTTCGGTTTGTTTATTTCTGACCCCGCAAGAAATACAAATCTCAGCATCTTTTTTAATTGTCTTGCCACAAGAATGGCAATATATTTCGTCAACAGCTTTTGACATAGTTTTACACTCCTTTTGAAAATAAAAAATCCCCAATTAATTTAAATTTAATTAATATTATATAACAAATTGTCTCCATTTATTATGTAGTTGGTATTCCTTATTGAACAACTAAAAAAAGAAACAAATATTGAAATTCTAAAGCCTATTATAAAAGAATATTTGAATAACCAAAAAAAAATAAAATACAACAAAATATTTGGCATATATTATCTTGAATTACTAGAAATAATAAAAAATAGAAAACATGATCTAAATTTAGAAAAATTTAGTAAAAAAGTTGTTTAGGTGCTAAAATATGAAAAGTTTATTTAGATTAGTGCAGAAAATTGAGTTCAAAAATACGAATTATTCCATAGAGGCTAAAGAATAAATGATAAAAACACCAATAATTAGTGAAGATCAATTTAAAATAGCTTTAAAATTAATCAAAATGGGTGAAATTATTGTATTTCCAACAGATACGGTTTACGCTATAGGGGCCAATATTTATGATGAATATGCAGTGAGAATGATAAATTTAGTAAAAAAAAAATCCATTAATGAGCCCTTAATGCTTTATGTTGATACAATAGAGAAAATAAAAGAATTATCCAGCCATGTTCCTAAAAGTGCTAAGATTTTAATGGAAAAGTTTAGTCCGGGCCCTTTAACTTATGTTCTTAAAAAATCAATAAAAATACCTAAATTCATTAATAATAACTTAGATACAGTGGCAATAAGAATACCCAAAAATAAAACCGCATTAAATTTAATTAGAAAATTGAAAAACCCTCTTGTAGTATCATCAGCAAATTTATCCAAAAGGCCTAGTTCAACAAGTTTTAGCATGGCTTTAAAAGAATTAAATGGGCTTGTAGGAGGGATAATAATGCCAAA from Borreliella burgdorferi B31 encodes the following:
- a CDS encoding chromosome replication/partitioning protein; this translates as MSKKNKKKLFLNDRIEHNIIDNLSNLDTNLDKNLMVYKDLKEQLKLNLSNEIDTKIQRMRILYEIKTRKLYKYDGFKSFSQYLKTFVVAKTQAFFYLKLYSKILEGSISIDTIKELGFENIKKHIFKKKSFDFNNNNKSKLDNKNISIRIFMRDKELYEFVKQDIKRASYIFKELFQNRKDVLTDIVTKYDNERN
- a CDS encoding L-threonylcarbamoyladenylate synthase, translated to MIKTPIISEDQFKIALKLIKMGEIIVFPTDTVYAIGANIYDEYAVRMINLVKKKSINEPLMLYVDTIEKIKELSSHVPKSAKILMEKFSPGPLTYVLKKSIKIPKFINNNLDTVAIRIPKNKTALNLIRKLKNPLVVSSANLSKRPSSTSFSMALKELNGLVGGIIMPKKNKDSNIGIESTIIEFDSKDNVIILRPGAITKKMIEKVLGSRYKVNYAKETKIDLKKMFSYRLRIPVHTFKRGDNIRKYLKTNTKVLITRDTFKFYFFSFLWDKKNIILFDSLIEYAENLYKELVNAEEKYDQVIVEIVENEELGYAINNRIVKASSNNFM
- a CDS encoding TM2 domain-containing protein, whose translation is MSKAVDEIYCHSCGKTIKKDAEICISCGVRNKQTENYNKLVVFLLCLFLGYLGVHRFYVGKIGTGMLYLFTFGFLYVGALIDLIRIATNKFECK